The Fictibacillus arsenicus genome contains a region encoding:
- a CDS encoding nitroreductase family protein, with protein MDVLDAIKTRRSIGRVKDDPVPSDCIEKILEAGTYAPNHYRTEPWRFFVISGDSRKRLGAVLEEIVRTDHADLEADEVDRKAEKARNNPLRAPVIIAVGVEPGDKKNVIMKEEYAAVCSAIQNMLLTAHSLGLGAIWRTGAVTYQDKVKEFFGLTPKGDMAGFIYIGYPDLTPNSVKKKGFEDFTVWMN; from the coding sequence ATGGATGTGTTAGATGCGATTAAAACACGAAGGAGCATCGGAAGAGTAAAAGATGACCCAGTACCTTCTGACTGCATTGAAAAAATCCTTGAAGCAGGAACGTATGCACCAAACCATTACAGGACAGAACCTTGGCGCTTTTTTGTTATAAGCGGAGATAGCCGAAAAAGATTAGGAGCCGTTTTAGAAGAAATAGTTCGAACCGATCATGCAGATTTAGAAGCTGATGAAGTGGACCGGAAAGCAGAAAAAGCAAGGAATAATCCTTTAAGAGCACCAGTCATCATCGCTGTGGGGGTGGAACCGGGCGATAAGAAAAACGTTATCATGAAAGAAGAATACGCAGCAGTCTGCAGTGCGATCCAAAACATGCTGCTTACCGCACACTCATTAGGATTAGGCGCGATTTGGAGAACGGGTGCAGTAACTTATCAAGATAAAGTAAAGGAATTCTTTGGACTGACGCCAAAAGGAGATATGGCTGGTTTTATCTATATCGGTTATCCAGATTTAACGCCTAATTCAGTAAAGAAAAAAGGATTTGAAGATTTCACAGTATGGATGAACTAA
- a CDS encoding alpha/beta-type small acid-soluble spore protein, giving the protein MARNNNSNQLVVPGAQQAIDQMKYEIASEFGVNLGPDSTSRANGSVGGEITKRLVAQALGGR; this is encoded by the coding sequence ATGGCTAGAAACAACAACAGCAACCAATTAGTAGTACCAGGTGCTCAACAAGCTATCGACCAAATGAAGTATGAAATCGCTTCTGAGTTCGGTGTAAACCTTGGACCAGACTCTACATCTCGTGCAAACGGATCTGTAGGTGGTGAGATCACGAAGCGTCTTGTAGCACAAGCTCTTGGCGGACGTTAA
- a CDS encoding FMN-dependent NADH-azoreductase, producing the protein MTKVLYIPAHPHDDTMSYSMAVGKAFIEEYKLINPDHEVVNVDLYKDDVPQIDVDVFSGWGKLQSGKGFEELSSEEKAKVGRLTELCDQFVSADKYVFVTPMWNFSFPPVMKAYIDSVAVAGKTFKYTEQGPVGLLTDKKAMHIQARGGIYSEGPAAGMEMGHRYLSIIMQFFGVPSFEGIFVEGHAAMPDKANEIKENAIARAKDAAHTF; encoded by the coding sequence ATGACAAAAGTCTTGTACATACCAGCACATCCGCATGATGATACAATGTCGTACAGCATGGCTGTAGGAAAAGCATTTATTGAAGAGTATAAATTAATTAATCCAGATCATGAAGTAGTGAATGTTGACCTATATAAAGACGATGTTCCGCAAATTGATGTGGATGTCTTCAGTGGTTGGGGGAAACTTCAATCAGGTAAAGGGTTTGAAGAACTGTCTTCAGAAGAAAAGGCCAAAGTAGGAAGACTCACAGAGTTGTGTGATCAGTTCGTTTCAGCAGATAAATATGTATTTGTTACGCCAATGTGGAATTTTTCGTTTCCTCCAGTAATGAAAGCATATATTGATTCAGTAGCTGTGGCCGGAAAAACATTCAAATACACAGAACAAGGGCCGGTTGGTCTTTTAACAGATAAGAAAGCCATGCACATTCAAGCCCGTGGAGGCATTTATTCTGAAGGACCTGCAGCAGGAATGGAAATGGGACACCGTTATCTGAGTATCATCATGCAATTTTTCGGGGTTCCTTCCTTCGAGGGAATTTTTGTTGAAGGACATGCCGCAATGCCTGACAAAGCAAATGAAATAAAGGAAAATGCCATCGCAAGAGCTAAAGACGCGGCACATACGTTCTAA
- a CDS encoding Nramp family divalent metal transporter, with protein sequence MKSESSLNYDLHHATANTGPLPPQTIGQKLKMIGPGFVVAATGVGTADMITAIVIGTSFGMTFVWAIIVGAILKYYLNEGVGRWYLATGQTILQGWHSLGKWATTYFGVYSVIWGYIYGATAAMTCGLGMHAMLPIMPIWAWAIVHSLIGFALVWTGRYLLFERIMTVLIGVMFITIIGTSLLFLPSFGEFAGGFVPRMPEGSLMLALGLIGGVGGTITMASYGYWLKEKDWKGKAFVPIMRLDTKAAYVITGIFTMAALVIGAKFLFGTDVKLEGDQGLLDLAGLLGQEFGTPLRWLFLIAFWSAAFTSLLGVWNGVPYLFADFLRTIRTKKEELHKVKPVSEKDKSYRAYLAWLTFPPMLIFFLGKPVQLIIIYGVLGALFMPFLAISLIILLNSKKVDAEYRNKWVTNAVLIGCLLMFAYLGINELQKLF encoded by the coding sequence ATGAAAAGTGAATCATCTTTGAATTATGATCTGCATCACGCAACAGCAAACACTGGTCCTTTGCCGCCACAGACAATAGGGCAAAAGCTGAAAATGATTGGCCCGGGATTTGTTGTTGCTGCCACTGGAGTCGGAACAGCGGATATGATTACTGCTATTGTCATCGGAACTTCTTTCGGTATGACCTTCGTATGGGCAATTATTGTGGGAGCTATCTTAAAATACTACTTAAACGAAGGTGTGGGACGCTGGTATCTTGCAACAGGGCAAACGATTCTGCAAGGATGGCATTCCCTTGGCAAATGGGCAACAACCTATTTTGGAGTGTACTCGGTTATCTGGGGTTATATTTACGGTGCAACAGCCGCGATGACTTGCGGGTTAGGCATGCACGCTATGCTGCCGATCATGCCGATCTGGGCATGGGCCATCGTACACTCACTGATTGGATTCGCTCTTGTGTGGACGGGCCGCTATTTATTGTTTGAACGAATCATGACTGTACTCATTGGCGTTATGTTTATCACGATTATCGGAACATCCCTGCTCTTTTTGCCATCATTCGGTGAGTTTGCAGGTGGTTTTGTACCTCGCATGCCTGAAGGGTCACTCATGCTCGCATTAGGTTTAATTGGTGGTGTAGGCGGGACGATCACGATGGCGTCCTACGGTTATTGGCTAAAGGAAAAGGACTGGAAAGGAAAAGCTTTTGTTCCCATTATGAGATTGGATACGAAAGCAGCTTATGTGATCACGGGAATTTTTACGATGGCAGCACTTGTGATCGGTGCTAAATTCTTATTTGGGACAGATGTGAAACTTGAAGGTGACCAAGGCTTGCTGGATCTTGCCGGATTATTGGGGCAGGAATTCGGAACACCATTGCGGTGGCTTTTCCTGATTGCTTTCTGGTCAGCAGCTTTCACTTCACTTCTCGGTGTATGGAACGGCGTGCCGTACTTGTTCGCTGACTTCTTAAGAACGATTCGAACCAAAAAGGAAGAGTTGCACAAAGTTAAGCCTGTTTCGGAAAAAGATAAGTCTTACCGTGCGTATCTTGCTTGGCTGACATTTCCGCCGATGCTCATTTTCTTTTTGGGGAAACCAGTGCAGCTCATTATTATTTATGGGGTTCTCGGAGCATTGTTCATGCCGTTTCTGGCCATCTCACTGATCATTTTATTGAACTCTAAAAAGGTGGACGCAGAGTACCGCAACAAATGGGTGACGAACGCAGTCTTGATCGGATGCCTCCTTATGTTTGCTTACCTCGGAATAAACGAACTTCAAAAGCTGTTTTAA
- a CDS encoding D-2-hydroxyacid dehydrogenase family protein: MKVVILDDWEKSFAENPEIERLRQHFQVEIYHDKPSQDVLLSRIEQADVILPIRERTRFSKDVLQHLKNIKLIAQTGAGLAHIDMDVANRLNIPVAATPGGSAAVVELIIGMMINHSRNLLLLHKQMKQGLWAESVGLGLENKTIGIIGLGKIGSGVAKIAKAFNMNVIAWGPRLTEERARAQSVESSELEDLLQRSHFVVITVRLVPETKHILSEKHYKLMRKDAFLINTSRGEVVDEASLVRALEENWIGGAGLDVFNHEPIDQNHPLLKLNNVILTPHIGWKTDNMFHQFLSVSIDNILSYFIQGKPERIVNLEKIQLKARQ; the protein is encoded by the coding sequence GTGAAAGTAGTTATATTAGATGATTGGGAAAAAAGTTTTGCGGAAAACCCAGAAATAGAGCGATTGCGGCAGCATTTTCAAGTTGAGATCTATCACGATAAACCCTCTCAGGATGTTCTTCTAAGCCGTATCGAACAGGCAGATGTCATATTACCGATTAGAGAACGTACGAGGTTTTCTAAAGATGTGCTACAGCACCTGAAGAATATTAAGCTTATTGCACAAACAGGTGCTGGTCTTGCTCATATTGACATGGATGTGGCCAACCGTCTGAACATACCTGTAGCTGCCACTCCTGGAGGATCTGCAGCTGTTGTAGAGTTAATCATCGGTATGATGATCAACCACTCCCGCAATCTTTTGTTATTACATAAGCAGATGAAACAAGGTCTTTGGGCGGAATCGGTCGGTTTAGGACTTGAGAACAAAACGATAGGTATTATCGGTCTTGGTAAAATCGGTTCAGGTGTCGCAAAAATCGCGAAAGCTTTCAATATGAATGTCATTGCATGGGGACCACGATTAACTGAAGAACGTGCACGAGCTCAGAGTGTTGAATCCAGTGAACTGGAGGATCTGCTGCAGAGATCTCATTTTGTAGTGATTACGGTGAGGCTCGTTCCAGAAACGAAACACATACTTTCAGAAAAACATTATAAACTTATGAGAAAAGATGCTTTCCTTATTAACACTTCACGGGGAGAAGTAGTGGATGAAGCTTCACTTGTAAGAGCATTAGAAGAAAATTGGATCGGCGGAGCCGGCCTCGATGTATTTAATCATGAGCCAATCGATCAGAATCACCCGCTCTTAAAGCTGAATAACGTAATCTTAACGCCTCATATCGGATGGAAAACAGATAATATGTTTCACCAGTTTTTATCTGTAAGCATTGATAACATCCTTTCTTATTTCATCCAAGGTAAGCCAGAACGAATCGTGAATCTTGAAAAAATCCAATTGAAGGCCCGTCAATGA
- a CDS encoding DUF1801 domain-containing protein translates to MYELKTKVNDNSVIEFIENVENPKKREDAYKLLDHFTETTGFEAKMWGPSIIGFGSYHYKYKTGHEGDAPLVGFSPRKAKISLYFAPGDPEREELLNKFGEHTTGAACVYINKVADIDVDVLKELIKQSVAFLQKTYPQE, encoded by the coding sequence ATGTACGAACTGAAAACAAAAGTGAACGATAACAGTGTCATCGAGTTTATTGAAAACGTAGAGAATCCAAAAAAACGTGAGGATGCTTATAAACTTTTAGATCATTTCACCGAAACTACTGGTTTTGAAGCAAAGATGTGGGGGCCGAGCATTATCGGGTTTGGATCATATCACTATAAGTACAAAACTGGTCACGAAGGGGATGCACCACTAGTTGGTTTTTCGCCGCGTAAAGCGAAAATAAGCCTCTATTTTGCTCCAGGCGATCCCGAACGAGAAGAATTGTTGAACAAGTTCGGCGAGCATACGACCGGAGCAGCTTGTGTATACATAAATAAAGTAGCTGATATTGATGTAGACGTACTAAAAGAATTGATTAAGCAGTCTGTGGCATTTTTGCAAAAGACGTATCCACAAGAATAG
- a CDS encoding nucleoside hydrolase produces MYNTLLFCDPGIDDSLAIMYALLNPEINVVGIVSSYGNVPQQQATQNIAYLLQLANRPDIPIITGARSPFSGEIAVYYPEIHGEEGLGPILPPETIPREILNFDEVFKIINKYENNLVVVDVGRSTSLATAFILGGDEQMHKISAFYIMGGAFLVPGNVTPLAEANFHGDAIASNLVLNKARNVYIFPLNVTNYALIKPETISQISSANYNSFSPFIKPIFDFYNEAYKKLVPGIEGSPIHDVLPLFALTNPDKVRYVDRKASVSINMDDTKGLSQADFRPRAPQEGPPDAVDHIANWFDYNAFVQDFIKTMTHRGNRIFHKKSSSV; encoded by the coding sequence ATGTACAATACTTTATTGTTTTGTGATCCTGGAATTGATGATTCACTCGCGATCATGTATGCACTGCTTAACCCAGAAATAAATGTTGTAGGGATTGTCTCTAGTTATGGAAACGTGCCTCAGCAGCAAGCTACTCAGAATATCGCGTATCTCTTGCAGCTTGCGAACCGGCCTGACATCCCCATCATTACTGGCGCAAGAAGTCCTTTTAGCGGTGAGATAGCGGTTTATTATCCTGAAATTCATGGGGAAGAAGGTCTTGGACCCATCCTGCCGCCGGAAACGATTCCACGAGAAATTCTTAATTTTGATGAGGTTTTCAAAATCATAAATAAATATGAAAACAACCTTGTAGTGGTGGATGTCGGCAGATCAACTTCTTTAGCAACCGCTTTTATTTTGGGTGGCGACGAACAGATGCATAAGATTTCAGCTTTTTATATCATGGGAGGAGCGTTCTTAGTTCCTGGGAATGTCACCCCGCTTGCCGAAGCCAATTTTCATGGTGATGCGATTGCATCAAATCTAGTACTCAATAAAGCGAGAAACGTCTATATCTTTCCATTGAACGTGACAAACTATGCCCTCATAAAACCTGAAACAATCAGTCAAATATCTTCTGCAAACTATAATTCTTTCTCACCTTTTATTAAACCGATCTTTGATTTCTATAACGAAGCGTATAAAAAGCTGGTACCCGGAATTGAAGGAAGTCCAATACATGATGTATTGCCATTATTTGCGCTGACCAATCCAGATAAAGTACGCTATGTGGACAGAAAAGCATCGGTTTCTATCAACATGGACGATACAAAAGGACTCAGCCAAGCAGACTTTAGACCAAGAGCTCCTCAAGAAGGACCTCCTGATGCCGTTGATCACATCGCCAATTGGTTCGACTATAACGCTTTTGTACAGGATTTTATTAAAACTATGACCCATAGAGGCAATCGTATATTTCACAAAAAATCTTCATCCGTCTAA
- the pepT gene encoding peptidase T: protein MKQEIIDRFTSYVKVDTQSDYGSETTPSTPGQMTLANMLVEELKQIGMEEVAIDDNGYVMATLPSNTEKEVPVIGFLAHVDTATDFTGTNVKPQIVENYDGETIILNKDLHIELSPKDFPSLKDYKGHTLITTDGTTLLGADNKAGIAEIMTAMNYLIDHPEIKHGKIRVAFTPDEEIGRGPHKFDVAAFGAKFAYTMDGGPLGELEYESFNAADAKIKILGKNIHPGSAKGKMINSAKIAMELHNKLPAEEAPEHTEGYEGFYHLLGLKGDVEMTEMSYIIRDHDKELFAKRKSMIQAIVDELREKYGKDNILLKMEDTYYNMREKIEPVKEIVDLAYRAMKNLEIEPIVKPIRGGTDGSQLSYMGLPTPNIFTGGENYHGRHEYISVDNMIKATQVIVELVQLFEQEA, encoded by the coding sequence TTGAAACAAGAGATTATTGATAGATTTACTTCTTATGTAAAAGTCGACACACAATCAGACTATGGCAGCGAAACTACTCCATCAACACCGGGTCAGATGACATTGGCAAATATGCTCGTTGAAGAATTGAAGCAAATCGGAATGGAAGAAGTGGCGATTGACGATAACGGCTATGTGATGGCAACACTCCCCTCTAATACGGAAAAAGAAGTGCCAGTTATCGGTTTCTTGGCGCATGTTGATACGGCAACAGATTTTACAGGAACGAACGTCAAGCCGCAGATCGTTGAAAACTATGACGGAGAAACAATCATACTAAACAAAGACTTACATATCGAACTATCACCAAAAGACTTTCCTAGTTTAAAAGATTACAAAGGTCATACCCTGATTACGACAGACGGAACAACACTGCTCGGTGCTGATAACAAAGCAGGTATCGCAGAGATCATGACAGCAATGAATTATTTGATCGATCACCCAGAAATCAAGCACGGCAAGATCAGAGTAGCATTCACACCGGATGAGGAGATTGGGCGCGGTCCGCATAAATTCGATGTTGCAGCATTCGGCGCTAAATTTGCCTATACGATGGACGGAGGACCTCTTGGCGAACTGGAATATGAAAGCTTTAATGCAGCAGATGCGAAGATTAAAATTCTAGGCAAGAACATTCACCCAGGTTCTGCAAAAGGAAAGATGATCAACTCTGCTAAAATCGCGATGGAGCTTCATAATAAACTTCCTGCAGAAGAGGCACCTGAACATACGGAAGGATATGAAGGTTTTTACCATCTGCTTGGATTAAAAGGTGACGTCGAAATGACGGAGATGTCTTATATCATCCGGGATCATGATAAAGAGCTTTTTGCGAAAAGAAAATCAATGATTCAAGCGATCGTTGATGAACTTAGAGAAAAGTACGGCAAAGACAATATTCTGCTGAAGATGGAAGATACGTATTACAACATGAGAGAGAAGATCGAACCTGTTAAGGAAATTGTAGATCTCGCTTACAGAGCGATGAAAAACTTAGAGATCGAACCAATCGTTAAACCGATCCGCGGCGGCACTGACGGTTCTCAGCTATCCTATATGGGACTGCCGACACCAAATATCTTCACAGGCGGGGAAAATTATCACGGCAGACACGAATACATCTCAGTCGACAACATGATTAAAGCGACTCAAGTCATCGTCGAACTCGTTCAGCTGTTCGAACAGGAAGCATAA
- a CDS encoding aminopeptidase P family protein, whose protein sequence is MESYFFERNRSRLKELLPDESLTILFAGKAPQKSADEHYAFVPNRSFYYLTGINEPNVILMMKKNGQTFEETLFIEKADPVMEKWVGKTVSKEEAENISGIKDIKYADSFESLVAGNFFTNQAKQVCLDLERRGWSGAPTSTSLFAKHIREHYPHVAISNIYPEICKLRVYKTTEEIQKIKEAIAITKDGIYNILKNAKPGMMEYQLEAHFDFTLKSNGIRDYAFKTITASGKNATVLHYEHNNAQTNDGDLVLLDLGAQKDYYNADISYTFPVNGKFTDRQKELYNIVLKALKETTALIKPGLPYEELDKHAKKVLSEECRKIGLIKEDSEISKYYYHSVGHFLGLDTHDVGSYKDRVLEPGMVITIEPGLYIEEESIGIRIEDDILVTEDGYENLSKDIMRETEEIEEFMATQGAQAVKA, encoded by the coding sequence ATGGAGTCCTATTTTTTTGAAAGAAATCGCAGCAGATTGAAGGAATTGCTTCCAGATGAATCACTCACAATTCTATTCGCTGGAAAAGCACCTCAAAAATCAGCGGATGAGCACTATGCGTTCGTACCGAATCGAAGCTTTTATTACTTAACAGGTATCAACGAGCCAAATGTAATTCTTATGATGAAGAAGAACGGCCAAACGTTTGAAGAAACTCTTTTTATTGAAAAAGCGGATCCGGTAATGGAGAAGTGGGTCGGTAAGACAGTTTCAAAAGAAGAAGCTGAAAACATCTCAGGAATCAAAGACATTAAGTACGCAGATAGCTTCGAATCCCTTGTAGCAGGCAACTTCTTTACGAATCAAGCGAAGCAAGTATGTTTAGATTTAGAACGCCGCGGCTGGTCAGGTGCACCGACGAGTACCTCTCTATTTGCAAAACACATTCGTGAGCATTATCCGCACGTTGCGATCAGCAACATCTATCCCGAAATTTGTAAACTGCGAGTCTACAAGACAACAGAAGAGATTCAGAAGATTAAAGAAGCGATCGCAATCACAAAAGACGGAATCTACAATATCTTGAAGAACGCTAAACCGGGAATGATGGAATACCAGCTCGAAGCCCATTTTGATTTCACATTAAAATCAAACGGTATCCGTGATTATGCGTTCAAAACAATTACGGCAAGCGGCAAAAATGCGACGGTGCTGCACTATGAGCACAATAATGCGCAAACGAACGATGGTGATCTCGTTTTGCTCGATCTTGGCGCACAAAAGGACTATTACAATGCCGATATCAGCTACACTTTCCCGGTAAATGGAAAGTTTACAGACCGTCAGAAAGAGCTTTATAACATCGTGTTAAAAGCGCTAAAAGAAACGACAGCACTTATCAAACCGGGCCTTCCTTATGAGGAACTTGATAAGCATGCAAAGAAGGTTTTATCAGAAGAGTGCAGAAAGATCGGCTTGATTAAAGAGGACTCAGAAATTTCCAAGTACTATTATCACAGTGTAGGACATTTCCTTGGATTGGATACACATGATGTTGGGTCGTACAAAGACCGCGTGCTGGAGCCAGGAATGGTCATCACGATCGAGCCAGGATTATATATTGAGGAAGAGTCGATCGGAATCCGAATTGAGGATGACATTTTAGTAACGGAAGATGGATACGAAAATCTTTCTAAAGATATCATGCGTGAGACAGAAGAGATTGAAGAGTTTATGGCGACTCAAGGTGCTCAGGCTGTAAAAGCATAA
- a CDS encoding GNAT family N-acetyltransferase, which produces MGVEIINVRNIDEYVEELSDLLIKVVHDGASIGFLPPLKKDDADAYWRSCTAPEIIFLAAKIEGKIAGTVQLHLCTKPNGTHRAEVAKLMTHPSHRQKGIARHLMNEIEKRAKQEGRTLLVLDTREGDPSNLLYQSIGYIEAGRIPNFAQSETGTLDTTILYYKNI; this is translated from the coding sequence ATGGGTGTGGAGATCATTAATGTCAGAAATATAGATGAGTATGTAGAAGAGCTTTCGGACCTTTTGATAAAGGTGGTCCATGATGGAGCTTCAATCGGATTTTTGCCGCCGCTTAAAAAAGACGATGCAGATGCTTATTGGAGAAGCTGTACAGCACCTGAAATAATTTTTTTAGCAGCGAAAATAGAAGGCAAGATTGCAGGGACGGTCCAGCTCCACTTATGCACAAAGCCAAACGGCACGCACAGAGCTGAAGTAGCAAAGCTGATGACGCATCCATCACATCGTCAAAAAGGAATTGCACGTCATTTAATGAATGAGATCGAAAAACGGGCGAAGCAGGAAGGAAGAACATTACTGGTTTTAGATACGAGAGAGGGAGATCCGTCAAACCTTCTCTATCAATCAATTGGTTACATAGAAGCGGGGCGTATTCCGAATTTTGCTCAGTCTGAAACAGGGACATTAGATACGACGATCCTTTATTATAAAAATATATAA
- a CDS encoding rhodanese-like domain-containing protein, whose product MEYLNYILFGLIILFIAQRFIPAKGVKNITPNELKAELKDKKKQFIDVRTQGEFNGYHIPGFKNIPLHQLAQKTDKLSKDKEVVVICQSGMRSQKASKILVKSGFKHVTNVKGGVSAWR is encoded by the coding sequence TTGGAATACCTTAATTATATTCTTTTTGGTCTTATTATTTTGTTTATCGCTCAACGTTTTATACCGGCTAAAGGTGTGAAAAATATCACTCCAAACGAGCTTAAAGCAGAACTTAAAGATAAGAAAAAACAATTTATTGATGTTCGTACACAAGGGGAGTTTAACGGGTACCATATTCCTGGATTTAAGAATATTCCGCTGCACCAATTAGCTCAAAAAACAGATAAGCTTTCAAAAGACAAGGAAGTAGTCGTGATTTGCCAAAGCGGTATGAGAAGCCAAAAGGCAAGCAAGATCCTAGTGAAGTCAGGTTTTAAACATGTAACAAACGTAAAAGGCGGAGTCAGTGCCTGGAGATAA
- a CDS encoding rhodanese-like domain-containing protein, whose protein sequence is MKQLTAKEVEAKLNEGKALNIIDVREVDEVKARRIPGITHIPLGLLEFRMHELDKSKEYVMVCRSGGRSGRACQLLDSHGFKVINMAGGMDAYEGKTE, encoded by the coding sequence ATGAAGCAATTAACAGCTAAAGAAGTAGAAGCGAAGTTGAATGAAGGAAAAGCGTTAAATATCATTGATGTACGTGAAGTGGACGAGGTGAAGGCGCGTAGGATTCCTGGAATCACTCATATTCCTCTTGGATTGTTAGAATTTCGTATGCACGAATTAGATAAATCTAAAGAATATGTGATGGTATGCCGTTCTGGCGGCAGAAGCGGCCGCGCATGCCAGCTGCTGGATAGCCATGGTTTTAAAGTGATCAACATGGCTGGCGGTATGGACGCATATGAAGGAAAGACTGAATAG
- a CDS encoding erythromycin esterase family protein, translating to MEKTLSDYLKKHMVRLNNHIDLDAIVSEIGDSRYVLLGEASHGTSEFYTIRAELSKKLIQEKGFSFIAVEGDWPSCYRINRYIKGYYANQPQLDFLLKHSFTRWPSWMWANKEILDFTTWLKKHNDQQSGQKKVGFFGIDMYSLFESMEEIIRYLEKHDSERVESAKKAFSCFQPFQKDEQTYAMSAGYLSESCEDEVIKLLVEIQTNRDLYDEDPEGGLSLELNALVAAHAEHYYRSMVKGDTETWNMRDRHMAEAVERLMDFHGSDAKVIIWEHNTHIGDARATDMADEGMVNVCQLIRENHAPEDVFAVGFGTHRGTVIAGDEWGEPYKKIIVPPAPPDTWEGVFYAAGAHDQIIMLKQHHEKLQEVRGHRAIGVVYNPQFEHLGNYVPTSLSNRYDAFVFINHSNALHPL from the coding sequence ATGGAAAAAACGTTGTCCGATTATCTAAAGAAACATATGGTCCGGTTAAATAACCACATAGATCTGGATGCCATTGTAAGTGAGATTGGCGACTCGCGGTATGTTCTATTGGGAGAAGCATCGCATGGAACGTCTGAATTTTACACAATACGTGCTGAACTTTCTAAAAAGCTAATCCAAGAAAAAGGTTTTTCGTTTATTGCTGTGGAAGGAGACTGGCCCTCATGTTATCGGATTAATCGTTACATAAAGGGCTACTACGCAAATCAGCCTCAGTTGGACTTTCTATTAAAACACAGTTTTACACGCTGGCCGTCTTGGATGTGGGCAAACAAAGAAATTCTCGATTTTACAACTTGGCTGAAAAAACATAATGATCAGCAGTCAGGGCAAAAAAAGGTCGGTTTTTTCGGTATTGATATGTATAGCCTTTTTGAATCAATGGAAGAGATTATACGATATCTGGAAAAGCATGACTCGGAAAGGGTTGAGTCTGCCAAAAAAGCTTTTTCTTGTTTTCAGCCGTTTCAAAAAGATGAACAAACTTACGCAATGTCGGCAGGATATCTTTCTGAAAGCTGTGAGGATGAAGTGATCAAGCTTCTTGTTGAAATTCAGACGAATCGGGATTTATACGATGAGGATCCTGAGGGCGGTCTTAGCTTGGAACTTAATGCACTGGTTGCTGCACACGCTGAACATTATTACCGATCTATGGTGAAAGGAGATACAGAAACATGGAACATGAGAGATCGACACATGGCAGAAGCGGTGGAACGGCTGATGGATTTTCACGGCAGTGACGCAAAGGTAATCATTTGGGAACACAACACACATATCGGTGATGCACGGGCTACTGATATGGCTGATGAGGGCATGGTGAACGTATGTCAATTAATTCGTGAAAACCATGCGCCAGAGGATGTATTTGCAGTAGGTTTTGGTACTCATAGAGGTACCGTGATCGCAGGAGATGAATGGGGGGAACCTTATAAAAAAATTATAGTACCGCCAGCACCACCAGACACTTGGGAAGGGGTTTTTTATGCTGCAGGTGCACATGACCAGATCATAATGCTGAAACAGCATCACGAAAAACTGCAAGAAGTAAGAGGACATAGAGCCATCGGAGTCGTGTACAACCCTCAATTTGAGCATCTTGGCAACTATGTTCCAACAAGTCTTTCAAATCGGTATGATGCCTTTGTTTTTATTAACCATTCAAATGCACTTCATCCTCTTTAA